From a region of the Agromyces ramosus genome:
- a CDS encoding phage tail protein — protein MLTDTEIAVSVHYLVHLDDEALGDFASCEGLGVEVVLETREEGGNNGFVWQFPTRLKYPNIKLSRPVAKETADKILNWVVAAASGTTRGTGHIKAMTAAGETVAVYDLHDVVPVRWTGPSFTPDQPKVLTETLEIAHHGFVKTGSEY, from the coding sequence ATGCTCACCGACACCGAGATCGCCGTCAGCGTGCACTACCTCGTGCACCTCGACGACGAGGCGCTCGGCGACTTCGCGAGCTGCGAGGGGCTCGGCGTGGAGGTCGTGCTCGAAACGCGTGAGGAGGGCGGCAACAACGGATTCGTCTGGCAGTTCCCGACCCGCCTGAAGTACCCGAACATCAAGCTCTCGCGGCCGGTGGCGAAGGAGACGGCCGACAAGATCCTGAACTGGGTGGTCGCCGCCGCGTCGGGAACGACCCGCGGCACCGGCCACATCAAGGCGATGACGGCCGCCGGCGAGACCGTCGCGGTCTACGACCTGCACGACGTCGTGCCGGTGCGGTGGACCGGGCCGTCGTTCACGCCCGACCAGCCGAAGGTGCTCACCGAGACGCTCGAGATCGCGCACCACGGCTTCGTGAAGACCGGCAGCGAGTACTGA
- a CDS encoding DUF6760 family protein, with protein MTYAADRIHEEVAYVAYHFHWSLDDILDMEHAERLRYVHEIAAINTRLSEGG; from the coding sequence ATGACGTACGCGGCCGACCGAATCCATGAGGAGGTCGCGTACGTCGCCTATCACTTCCACTGGTCGCTCGACGACATCCTCGACATGGAGCACGCGGAGCGACTCCGCTACGTGCACGAGATCGCCGCGATCAACACCCGGTTGTCCGAAGGGGGCTGA
- a CDS encoding CIS tube protein, translated as MPITSTASDTTKLVHAAIEVHEPGEKPGKAGALLETIEFQLNPKELTVAKSAKWESKNQKKAESAPPASYQGPDPQKMTVEMYFDETRSHDGSVVARVEALLATTAPTAKSTSTKKPSAPWVVFKWGLFTGFTGYVKSVSAKYTLFSPDGTPLRAVCTVALEELASEQGKQNPTSGGLQPRNAHTLSEGDTLPAIAYREYGNAALWRSLAEVNGVDDPLRLRPGDTILIPAPDELADANGRELARKEVARALN; from the coding sequence ATGCCCATCACCTCCACCGCCTCCGACACGACGAAGCTCGTGCACGCCGCCATCGAGGTGCACGAGCCCGGCGAGAAGCCCGGCAAGGCCGGCGCGCTCCTCGAGACGATCGAGTTCCAGCTGAACCCGAAGGAGCTCACCGTCGCGAAGTCCGCGAAGTGGGAGAGCAAGAACCAGAAGAAGGCCGAGTCGGCGCCGCCCGCGAGCTACCAGGGTCCCGATCCGCAGAAGATGACCGTCGAGATGTACTTCGACGAGACGCGCAGCCACGACGGCAGCGTCGTCGCGCGGGTCGAGGCGCTGCTCGCGACGACCGCGCCCACGGCGAAGTCGACGAGCACCAAGAAGCCCTCGGCGCCCTGGGTCGTGTTCAAGTGGGGACTCTTCACGGGATTCACCGGGTACGTCAAGAGCGTCTCGGCGAAGTACACGCTGTTCTCGCCCGACGGCACCCCGCTCCGCGCCGTGTGCACCGTCGCGCTCGAGGAGCTCGCGAGCGAACAGGGCAAGCAGAACCCCACCTCGGGCGGCCTGCAGCCGCGCAACGCGCACACCCTGAGCGAGGGCGACACCCTGCCCGCGATCGCCTACCGCGAATACGGCAACGCCGCACTCTGGCGATCGCTCGCCGAGGTCAACGGCGTCGACGATCCGTTGCGGCTGCGGCCCGGCGACACGATCCTGATCCCGGCCCCCGACGAGCTCGCCGACGCGAACGGCCGCGAGCTCGCCCGCAAGGAGGTGGCCCGTGCCCTCAACTGA
- a CDS encoding phage tail protein has protein sequence MPLDPFDSAPANAFIVTIDGIEIPKVVEVSGLKNEVDKIELKQQTSDGKYIVRQLIGRAKPGEFTVTRGLTDSKTVTDWLKVVMEGDVAGARKTASVALLDYKGETIKTYEFMNCWVRSVELNSLKAGAAEQATEKFVVCFDESTVK, from the coding sequence ATGCCACTGGATCCATTCGACTCAGCACCGGCGAACGCGTTCATCGTCACGATCGACGGCATCGAGATCCCGAAGGTCGTCGAGGTCTCGGGGCTGAAGAACGAGGTCGACAAGATCGAGCTCAAGCAGCAGACGAGCGACGGCAAGTACATCGTGCGCCAGCTGATCGGGCGCGCCAAGCCGGGGGAGTTCACCGTCACGCGCGGCCTCACCGACTCGAAGACCGTCACCGACTGGCTGAAGGTCGTCATGGAGGGCGACGTCGCCGGAGCGCGCAAGACCGCGTCGGTGGCGCTGCTCGACTACAAGGGCGAGACCATCAAGACGTACGAGTTCATGAACTGCTGGGTGCGCAGCGTCGAGCTGAACTCGCTGAAGGCGGGCGCGGCCGAGCAGGCCACCGAGAAGTTCGTCGTCTGCTTCGACGAGTCGACGGTGAAGTGA